A region from the Sutcliffiella horikoshii genome encodes:
- the holB gene encoding DNA polymerase III subunit delta' — translation MIKSWSDLQNQPTVARIVTNSLERNRIAHAYLLDGMKGTGKKEVSYLFAKSLLCKDLQGVNPCQSCSNCKRIDSRNHPDVHVVEPDGNSIKKQQIQFLQEEFTKTGLESKRKIYIIEHADKMTTNAANSLLKFLEEPNQETFAFLLTENVNQMLNTIISRCQPLSFRALTSEGLVAKLTAEDIPLPLAKSAASLTNSLEEAVELCRDDWFALARSLVIKLYEAIFNRPQASLLFIQEKWMPHFSDRKQLEIGLDLMLFIYKDMLYAQLSKEEQLVFVDEKELIQKLALQTTQQRVTEQLSYILQSKSRLASNVNPHLLMEQLALNLQEGY, via the coding sequence GTGATTAAAAGTTGGTCGGATCTACAAAACCAGCCTACCGTTGCAAGAATCGTTACAAACAGTTTAGAGCGGAATAGAATCGCCCATGCTTATTTGCTGGATGGGATGAAGGGCACCGGAAAAAAAGAAGTCAGTTACCTATTTGCAAAAAGCTTATTGTGTAAAGACTTACAAGGAGTCAATCCGTGTCAAAGCTGTTCAAATTGTAAGCGGATAGATTCGAGGAATCATCCGGATGTCCATGTCGTGGAACCGGACGGTAACTCTATAAAGAAGCAACAAATTCAATTCTTGCAAGAGGAATTCACGAAAACTGGTTTGGAGTCTAAGAGGAAAATTTATATTATTGAGCATGCAGATAAGATGACGACAAATGCAGCCAATAGTTTATTGAAATTCTTGGAAGAACCGAACCAAGAAACGTTCGCTTTTTTATTGACGGAAAATGTCAATCAAATGTTAAATACCATCATTTCCAGGTGTCAGCCGTTATCATTCCGTGCATTAACATCAGAAGGATTGGTAGCTAAGCTTACAGCGGAAGATATTCCACTGCCATTAGCCAAGTCAGCGGCATCCTTAACGAACAGTTTAGAGGAAGCAGTAGAATTATGTCGAGATGATTGGTTTGCGCTGGCTAGAAGCTTAGTGATAAAATTGTATGAAGCAATATTTAATCGTCCTCAGGCATCTTTGCTATTTATACAAGAAAAATGGATGCCCCATTTTTCCGATAGAAAGCAACTGGAGATAGGTTTAGATTTAATGCTATTTATTTATAAAGATATGCTGTATGCTCAGTTATCCAAAGAGGAGCAACTGGTGTTTGTCGACGAGAAAGAGTTGATTCAAAAGTTGGCACTCCAGACGACTCAACAGAGAGTGACCGAGCAATTGTCCTATATATTACAAAGCAAGTCTCGGTTGGCATCGAATGTGAATCCGCACCTTCTCATGGAACAATTAGCGTTAAACTTGCAGGAGGGATATTAG
- a CDS encoding PSP1 domain-containing protein has protein sequence MYEVVGVRFKKAGKIYYFDPNGLDIKDNEFVIVETVRGVEFGKAVIGQKKVDENDVVLPLKKVLRIADQKDRLIVEENKKAANEAFDVCFGKVNDHGLDMKLVDVEYTFDRNKIIFYFTADGRVDFRELVKDLASIFRTRIELRQIGVRDEAKLLGGIGPCGRMLCCSTFLGDFEPVSIKMAKDQNLSLNPSKISGLCGRLMCCLKYENDEYESAKEQLPDLDEVIKTPNGVGRVVGLNILERVLQVELSGKDRVVEFSLDELLQEGAVSTQATD, from the coding sequence TTGTATGAAGTAGTGGGAGTTCGTTTTAAAAAAGCAGGGAAAATATACTATTTTGACCCAAATGGGCTTGATATAAAAGATAATGAGTTTGTCATTGTGGAAACAGTAAGAGGCGTGGAGTTCGGGAAGGCTGTCATCGGTCAAAAGAAAGTTGACGAAAATGATGTCGTACTGCCTTTGAAAAAAGTACTCCGCATTGCTGATCAGAAAGACCGACTTATTGTAGAAGAAAATAAAAAGGCTGCAAACGAAGCGTTTGATGTATGTTTCGGTAAAGTAAATGACCATGGGCTGGACATGAAGCTAGTGGATGTGGAATACACATTTGATCGAAATAAGATCATCTTCTATTTCACTGCCGATGGACGTGTGGATTTCAGGGAACTTGTAAAAGATCTTGCTTCCATTTTCCGTACCAGAATCGAACTTAGACAAATTGGTGTTCGTGATGAAGCCAAACTTTTGGGTGGTATCGGCCCATGTGGACGCATGCTTTGCTGTTCCACATTCTTGGGCGACTTTGAACCGGTATCCATCAAAATGGCGAAGGATCAAAACCTGTCGTTGAATCCTTCCAAGATTTCCGGACTATGTGGTCGTCTAATGTGCTGTCTGAAGTATGAAAATGACGAATACGAGTCCGCTAAAGAACAATTACCGGATTTGGATGAAGTAATAAAAACACCAAATGGGGTAGGCCGGGTTGTTGGATTGAATATACTTGAACGCGTGCTTCAAGTGGAGTTGTCCGGGAAGGACCGAGTGGTCGAATTTTCTCTAGACGAATTACTTCAAGAGGGAGCCGTTTCAACGCAAGCCACAGATTAA
- the yabA gene encoding DNA replication initiation control protein YabA — MDKKEIFDSVSNMEEQIGHLYKQLGELKEHLALIIEENNSVLVENSHLRKRLEQMTAVEEQAPIPEHKRKKKQQEQKQTDVGEGYDNLARLYQEGFHICNLNFGSPRKEGDCMFCLSFLNKK; from the coding sequence TTGGACAAGAAGGAAATATTTGATTCTGTCAGCAATATGGAAGAACAGATCGGACATTTATATAAACAGCTTGGAGAATTAAAAGAACACCTTGCCCTGATTATTGAAGAGAATAACAGTGTGCTGGTGGAAAACAGCCACCTCCGCAAACGTCTAGAGCAAATGACGGCTGTGGAGGAACAGGCTCCAATACCGGAACATAAACGCAAGAAAAAGCAGCAGGAGCAAAAACAGACGGATGTGGGAGAGGGCTATGATAATTTGGCCAGGCTCTATCAGGAAGGGTTTCATATTTGTAACCTGAATTTCGGCAGTCCGCGTAAAGAAGGGGATTGTATGTTTTGCTTGTCTTTTCTTAATAAGAAGTAG
- a CDS encoding tRNA1(Val) (adenine(37)-N6)-methyltransferase codes for MVELVGDERLDYLLAENLRIIQSPSVFSFSLDAVLLAQFVYVPIQKGNIMDLCTGNGIIPLLLSKRTRGNITGVEIQERLAGMAERSFTFNGLEDRLKVINMDLKELPAMLENKKFDVVTCNPPYFPLTEQEEKINSNIHYAIARHEIECTLEDVVRVCSQITKQGGKVAFVHRPGRLLDIISLMRKYRIEPKRLQFVHSKLGKPANTLLIEGIKDGNPDLKILPPLLVYDENGEYTPEVREMLFGKEQS; via the coding sequence ATGGTAGAGCTTGTAGGCGATGAGCGTTTGGATTATTTGTTGGCGGAGAACTTGCGGATTATACAGAGTCCATCTGTGTTTTCCTTTTCGTTGGATGCTGTCCTGTTGGCACAATTTGTGTATGTTCCGATTCAAAAAGGAAACATAATGGACCTGTGCACAGGGAATGGCATCATACCGCTTTTATTGAGTAAACGGACAAGAGGGAACATTACAGGAGTAGAAATACAAGAGCGACTTGCCGGCATGGCTGAGCGAAGCTTTACTTTTAATGGGTTAGAGGATCGTTTGAAAGTCATTAATATGGATCTTAAAGAGCTTCCGGCAATGCTCGAGAACAAGAAGTTTGATGTGGTAACGTGCAATCCTCCTTATTTTCCTTTAACAGAGCAGGAAGAAAAGATAAATAGCAATATACACTATGCCATCGCAAGGCATGAAATAGAATGCACACTCGAGGATGTTGTACGGGTCTGCAGCCAAATTACGAAACAAGGCGGAAAAGTCGCTTTTGTGCATCGTCCAGGCAGACTTTTAGATATCATCTCCTTAATGAGGAAATACCGGATAGAACCGAAGCGTCTTCAATTTGTTCATTCCAAACTAGGAAAACCCGCCAATACACTTCTAATAGAAGGAATTAAGGATGGCAACCCTGACCTGAAAATCCTCCCGCCACTTCTAGTGTACGACGAAAACGGCGAATACACACCAGAAGTGAGAGAAATGCTCTTTGGAAAAGAACAAAGTTGA
- the rsmI gene encoding 16S rRNA (cytidine(1402)-2'-O)-methyltransferase produces the protein MDLWQQNSFNESYTQGRLYLIPTPIGNLEDITYRSLRMLKEVDYIAAEDTRNTKKLCNYFEITTPLISYHEHNKEQSGRKIIDLLKDGKDIGLVSDAGMPSISDPGYEIVVEALEEKLYVVPLPGANAALTALIASGLVSQPFYFYGFLDRQKKEKKKELERLKKFTDTFILYESPHRLKDTLSLMHDILGNRSIVVSRELTKKFEEFTRGNISKVLALYEEQGIKGECCIIIEGSSEEVNDDKESWWQDLSILEHVQQVMETEGYSSKEAIKQVSKERNLPKREVYQAFHVE, from the coding sequence ATGGACTTATGGCAACAAAATAGCTTTAACGAATCATACACTCAAGGTAGACTTTACCTCATCCCCACACCCATCGGGAACCTAGAAGACATCACTTACCGTTCCCTAAGGATGCTAAAAGAAGTAGACTATATCGCAGCAGAGGACACAAGAAACACCAAAAAACTATGTAACTATTTCGAGATAACCACTCCCCTGATCAGTTATCACGAACACAACAAAGAACAAAGCGGAAGAAAAATAATTGACCTTTTAAAAGATGGCAAGGACATTGGACTTGTAAGCGATGCGGGCATGCCGTCCATCTCAGACCCAGGCTATGAAATTGTGGTGGAAGCTCTCGAAGAAAAGCTGTATGTGGTGCCTCTGCCAGGAGCAAATGCAGCATTAACCGCCTTAATCGCATCTGGATTAGTCTCACAGCCTTTTTACTTTTATGGTTTCCTTGATCGTCAAAAGAAGGAAAAGAAAAAGGAATTGGAGCGGCTGAAAAAGTTCACAGATACCTTTATTCTTTACGAATCTCCACATCGTTTAAAGGACACGCTCAGCCTAATGCATGACATTCTCGGTAACCGTTCGATCGTCGTGAGCCGAGAGCTAACGAAAAAATTTGAAGAATTCACAAGAGGCAACATCTCTAAGGTACTGGCTCTTTATGAAGAGCAAGGGATCAAAGGTGAGTGCTGCATTATAATAGAAGGAAGTAGTGAAGAAGTCAACGATGACAAAGAATCCTGGTGGCAGGACCTTTCCATACTGGAACATGTCCAACAGGTAATGGAGACAGAAGGCTATTCATCCAAAGAAGCCATCAAGCAAGTCTCCAAAGAGCGTAACTTACCAAAAAGAGAAGTATACCAAGCATTTCATGTTGAGTAG
- a CDS encoding AbrB/MazE/SpoVT family DNA-binding domain-containing protein, protein MKSTGIVRKVDELGRVVIPIELRRTLGIAEKDALEIYVDDEKIILKKYKPNMTCQVTGEVSDNNLTLADGKIILSREGAEKIIQEIQNNLQAK, encoded by the coding sequence ATGAAATCTACTGGTATTGTACGTAAAGTTGACGAGTTAGGCCGCGTGGTTATTCCTATCGAGCTTCGCAGAACTTTAGGAATTGCAGAAAAAGACGCTTTGGAGATTTATGTTGATGACGAAAAAATCATCTTGAAAAAATACAAACCTAACATGACTTGCCAAGTTACTGGTGAAGTTTCTGACAACAACCTTACTCTTGCAGATGGAAAAATCATCTTAAGCCGTGAAGGTGCAGAAAAAATTATCCAAGAGATCCAAAACAACTTGCAAGCAAAATAA
- the metG gene encoding methionine--tRNA ligase, giving the protein MVADKKTFYITTPIYYPSGNLHIGHAYTTVAGDAMARYKRLKGFDVMYLTGTDEHGQKIQRKAEEKGVTSQQYVDDIVSGIKELWEKLDISYDDFIRTTESRHKEVVEKIFKQLLDQGDIYLDEYEGWYSVPDETYYREHQLVDPIHENGKVVGGKSPDSGHPVELVREQSYFFRMGKYVDRLLQYYDENPQFIQPESRKNEMVNNFIKPGLEDLAVSRTSFDWGVKVPGDPKHVIYVWIDALSNYITALGYGTDNDEKYMKYWPADVHLVGKEIVRFHTIYWPIMLMALDLPLPKKVFAHGWLLMKDGKMSKSKGNVVDPVTLIDRYGLDALRYYLLREVPFGADGVFTPEGFVERVNFDLANDLGNLLNRTVAMIDKYFDGEVPVYNGNVTEFDNTLSELAVNTVQQYENAMENMEFSVALSSIWQLVSRTNKYIDETQPWVLAKNDETKDQLASAMAHLAESLRFIGILLKPFLTRTPGKIFAQLGVNESLTTWESLSAFGQIPAGTKTVKADPIFPRLDVKEEVEHIKQVMQPSAPAEKAEEKVVEEAPPVSEEITFDDFMKIDLRVAEVTHCEPVKKADKLLKLQLDLGYEKRQVVSGIAKFYKPEELVGKRVICVTNLKPVKLRGELSEGMILAGEKDGKLSLASVDASLPLGAKVK; this is encoded by the coding sequence ATGGTAGCCGATAAAAAAACTTTTTACATTACAACACCTATCTATTATCCAAGTGGTAATTTACATATTGGTCATGCATATACGACAGTTGCGGGAGATGCGATGGCCCGTTATAAACGTCTAAAGGGCTTTGATGTGATGTACTTAACCGGTACAGACGAGCACGGACAAAAGATTCAGCGAAAAGCCGAAGAAAAAGGTGTTACTTCTCAACAATACGTAGACGATATTGTGTCAGGAATTAAAGAACTTTGGGAAAAGCTTGATATATCTTATGATGACTTCATTCGTACAACGGAAAGCCGCCATAAAGAGGTAGTAGAGAAAATTTTCAAACAGCTACTGGATCAAGGCGATATTTATTTGGATGAATATGAGGGATGGTATTCTGTTCCGGATGAAACATACTACAGAGAACATCAGCTTGTGGATCCGATTCATGAGAACGGGAAAGTAGTGGGAGGAAAGAGTCCAGACAGCGGCCATCCGGTTGAATTGGTGAGAGAGCAGTCTTATTTCTTCCGCATGGGTAAATATGTGGACCGCCTGCTACAATATTACGATGAAAATCCGCAATTCATCCAACCAGAATCCAGAAAAAATGAAATGGTTAACAACTTTATTAAACCGGGTCTTGAAGACCTTGCTGTTTCTAGAACTTCTTTTGACTGGGGAGTAAAAGTCCCTGGAGATCCGAAACATGTTATTTATGTTTGGATTGATGCATTGTCCAACTATATTACGGCACTTGGTTATGGTACGGACAATGATGAGAAGTATATGAAATATTGGCCTGCAGATGTGCATCTAGTAGGAAAAGAAATTGTTCGCTTTCACACCATTTACTGGCCGATCATGTTGATGGCATTGGATCTGCCACTTCCAAAGAAAGTTTTTGCACATGGATGGCTTCTAATGAAAGATGGAAAGATGTCCAAGTCAAAAGGGAATGTAGTGGACCCTGTTACCTTAATTGATCGTTATGGGCTTGATGCACTGAGATATTATCTGTTAAGAGAAGTGCCATTTGGGGCGGACGGTGTCTTCACACCGGAAGGCTTCGTGGAAAGAGTAAACTTTGACCTTGCCAATGACCTTGGAAACTTACTGAACAGAACGGTTGCCATGATTGATAAGTATTTTGACGGGGAAGTTCCTGTTTACAACGGTAATGTAACAGAGTTTGACAATACGTTAAGCGAGCTTGCAGTTAACACGGTTCAACAGTATGAAAATGCAATGGAAAACATGGAATTCTCTGTAGCATTATCTTCTATCTGGCAGCTTGTGAGCAGAACGAACAAGTATATAGATGAAACACAACCATGGGTGCTGGCAAAAAATGATGAGACTAAAGATCAACTGGCTTCTGCGATGGCACACCTTGCAGAATCACTGCGATTCATCGGGATCCTTTTAAAACCGTTCCTGACTAGAACACCAGGGAAGATCTTTGCACAACTTGGAGTAAATGAGTCCTTAACAACTTGGGAAAGCTTATCCGCATTCGGTCAGATTCCTGCAGGAACGAAGACAGTGAAAGCAGACCCTATATTCCCCCGCCTTGATGTAAAAGAAGAGGTGGAGCACATTAAACAAGTGATGCAGCCTTCAGCACCGGCAGAAAAGGCAGAAGAAAAAGTGGTGGAAGAAGCACCGCCAGTATCTGAAGAAATTACATTTGATGATTTTATGAAAATAGATTTGCGTGTAGCGGAAGTGACTCACTGTGAGCCAGTGAAAAAGGCCGACAAGCTATTAAAGCTTCAGTTGGATCTTGGATATGAAAAGAGACAGGTAGTTTCCGGTATCGCAAAGTTTTATAAGCCGGAGGAGCTAGTTGGAAAGCGAGTTATTTGCGTAACGAACTTGAAGCCTGTTAAACTACGCGGAGAGTTATCAGAAGGAATGATACTGGCAGGCGAAAAGGATGGAAAATTGTCCTTGGCTTCTGTGGACGCGTCCTTACCTTTAGGTGCTAAAGTAAAGTAA
- a CDS encoding TatD family hydrolase has protein sequence MLFDTHVHLNADQYEEDLQEVIDRAQAEKVTNMVVVGFDRKTITRAIELVEKYDFLYAAVGWHPVDAIDMTEEDLAWIEDLASHEKVVAIGEMGLDYHWDKSPKEIQKEVFRKQIQLAKKVKLPIVIHNRDATADVVQILKEEDAKEVGGIMHCFTGSLEVAKECMEMNFYISFGGPVTFKNAKKPKEVVKEIPMEKLLIETDCPYLTPHPYRGKRNEPGYVRLVAEQIAELKELTIEEVTEKTTANAKKLFGIN, from the coding sequence ATGTTATTTGATACACATGTGCATTTAAATGCAGATCAATACGAGGAAGATCTACAAGAGGTTATCGACCGTGCCCAAGCTGAAAAAGTAACGAATATGGTGGTGGTGGGGTTTGACCGAAAAACGATCACTAGGGCAATCGAGCTTGTGGAAAAGTACGATTTTCTTTATGCTGCGGTTGGTTGGCACCCGGTGGATGCGATTGATATGACAGAAGAGGACCTGGCTTGGATAGAAGACCTCGCATCTCATGAAAAAGTAGTGGCAATCGGGGAGATGGGACTTGACTATCATTGGGACAAATCTCCGAAAGAAATACAAAAAGAGGTGTTTCGCAAGCAGATTCAGCTGGCGAAAAAAGTGAAACTTCCTATCGTTATCCATAACAGGGACGCAACGGCAGATGTAGTGCAAATTCTAAAAGAAGAAGATGCCAAAGAAGTGGGAGGAATTATGCATTGCTTTACGGGCAGCTTGGAAGTGGCGAAAGAATGTATGGAGATGAATTTCTATATTTCATTTGGCGGCCCTGTCACGTTTAAAAATGCAAAAAAACCAAAAGAAGTGGTAAAAGAGATTCCGATGGAGAAACTCCTGATCGAAACGGATTGCCCTTATCTTACGCCCCATCCATATCGAGGAAAAAGAAATGAGCCGGGGTATGTACGACTAGTTGCAGAACAAATTGCAGAGTTGAAAGAATTAACGATAGAGGAAGTAACAGAAAAAACAACAGCAAATGCTAAGAAATTATTCGGCATAAACTGA
- a CDS encoding G5 and 3D domain-containing protein, protein MLHSMKKLFSGKLSKTKLAITLTSFIVFSTILGFGVFHGTKAAVTVNVDGEEVTVRTHAKTVADILKELDIEVHPEDKLEPSKDTVVSDSMQIVWDPAKEVKLVIDDKEHAIYTTAETVQDFLAEREIDIKEHDKVSQDLNTPLKDNLVIAIEKAFEVTLNVGGEKQQVWSTSTTVADFLEQHDITVNDLDRVEPSLEELVAKDTVVNITRVEKVTDVVEEPIEFGVVTQNDSSLDKGKEQVVQQGENGTVANHYEVILENGKEVSRELVKTETVKESLDRIVAVGTKAPPQPKPQQVVSRSTESSSKEFYVSSTAYTAFCNGCSGVTSTGINLRTNPGAKVIAVDPSVIPLGTKVYVEGYGYAVAGDTGGAIKGHKIDVFFADKDAAYRWGRKKVKIKILD, encoded by the coding sequence ATGTTACATAGCATGAAAAAACTGTTTTCTGGTAAGTTGAGCAAGACGAAACTGGCCATTACTTTAACTAGTTTCATAGTCTTCTCAACCATACTTGGCTTTGGTGTCTTTCATGGCACAAAGGCTGCTGTAACAGTGAATGTGGACGGTGAGGAAGTCACGGTGCGCACGCACGCAAAAACTGTAGCGGATATTCTAAAAGAGTTGGACATTGAAGTCCATCCCGAGGACAAATTGGAGCCTTCAAAGGATACCGTTGTCAGCGATTCCATGCAGATTGTCTGGGATCCTGCAAAAGAAGTGAAACTTGTCATCGATGATAAGGAACACGCAATCTATACGACAGCAGAGACAGTACAAGATTTCTTAGCAGAAAGAGAAATAGATATAAAAGAGCACGATAAAGTTAGTCAAGATTTAAATACCCCACTTAAAGACAATTTAGTCATTGCCATTGAAAAGGCATTTGAAGTGACTTTGAATGTCGGGGGAGAAAAACAACAAGTATGGTCTACTTCGACTACGGTCGCTGACTTTTTAGAACAGCACGATATCACAGTAAATGATCTTGACCGAGTGGAGCCTAGTCTAGAAGAATTGGTAGCAAAAGATACTGTAGTTAATATTACTAGAGTTGAAAAGGTCACCGATGTAGTGGAAGAGCCTATTGAATTTGGTGTTGTAACACAAAATGATAGTTCCCTTGATAAGGGGAAGGAGCAAGTGGTTCAGCAAGGTGAAAATGGGACCGTTGCAAATCATTATGAAGTCATATTAGAAAACGGCAAGGAAGTTTCCCGTGAATTGGTGAAAACAGAAACGGTGAAAGAATCTTTAGACCGCATCGTTGCTGTCGGAACGAAAGCTCCGCCACAACCAAAACCTCAGCAGGTTGTGTCACGTAGTACAGAATCAAGCTCTAAAGAGTTTTATGTTTCTTCTACGGCCTATACAGCATTTTGTAATGGGTGTAGCGGTGTGACGAGTACGGGCATTAACTTACGAACAAATCCAGGAGCGAAAGTAATTGCAGTAGACCCAAGTGTCATTCCATTAGGGACAAAAGTCTATGTGGAAGGCTACGGCTATGCTGTTGCTGGAGATACTGGCGGGGCCATCAAAGGCCACAAAATCGATGTTTTCTTCGCTGATAAAGATGCTGCTTATCGTTGGGGAAGAAAAAAGGTTAAAATCAAGATACTTGATTGA
- the rnmV gene encoding ribonuclease M5, whose amino-acid sequence MKIKEIIVVEGKDDTVAIKRAVDADTIETGGSAINEEILNRIKHAQDTRGVIVFTDPDYPGEKIRHAIRQAVPGCKHAFLPKDKARGKNGKGIGVEHATVSDIQQALEGLHQEYEQETEEIPFEALVYYGLVAGPKAKSRRERLGVELNIGYTNGKQLQKRLQMFHISLERLKQAVTKIDQEEQ is encoded by the coding sequence ATGAAAATAAAAGAAATTATTGTGGTGGAAGGAAAAGATGATACGGTCGCCATTAAGCGGGCTGTTGATGCTGATACCATTGAAACGGGTGGTTCGGCCATAAATGAGGAGATACTAAATCGTATCAAGCATGCTCAGGATACAAGAGGTGTCATTGTATTCACAGATCCTGACTATCCTGGTGAGAAAATACGCCATGCCATCAGACAGGCTGTTCCCGGCTGTAAACATGCTTTTTTGCCTAAGGATAAGGCACGCGGCAAAAATGGCAAAGGAATAGGGGTAGAGCATGCCACAGTGAGTGACATTCAACAAGCGCTTGAAGGGTTGCATCAAGAGTATGAACAGGAGACAGAAGAGATACCTTTTGAAGCCCTTGTCTATTACGGACTTGTTGCAGGTCCCAAAGCCAAGAGTAGAAGAGAGCGCCTTGGCGTAGAACTGAACATTGGATATACAAACGGCAAGCAATTGCAAAAGCGTCTGCAGATGTTCCATATCTCATTAGAAAGATTGAAACAAGCAGTAACGAAAATAGACCAGGAGGAGCAATAA
- the rsmA gene encoding 16S rRNA (adenine(1518)-N(6)/adenine(1519)-N(6))-dimethyltransferase RsmA — protein MHKDIATPKRTKEILDKYGFSFKKSLGQNFLIDTNILRNIVEYGEVSEKTAAIEIGPGIGALTEQIAKRAGKVFAFEIDQRLLPILEDTLSPYDNVTVIHKDILKADVTELIGEELKAYEEVRVIANLPYYVTTPIIMKLLQEGLPLKSITVMLQKEVAERMAAKPGTKEYGSLSIAVQYFTQAETVMIVPKTVFVPQPNVDSAVIRLVVREEPPVRVKDEDFFFEVVRASFGQRRKTILNNLQSNLPDGKAKKQGIEGALANTSIDPKRRGETLSIEEFGALSDELFPLFKTETA, from the coding sequence ATGCATAAAGATATTGCCACACCGAAAAGAACGAAAGAAATTTTGGATAAGTACGGCTTCTCTTTTAAAAAGAGTTTGGGACAGAACTTCCTGATCGACACAAATATCCTAAGAAATATTGTGGAGTATGGGGAAGTTTCGGAAAAGACAGCTGCCATTGAAATTGGTCCGGGGATTGGTGCCCTAACAGAACAGATTGCCAAAAGAGCCGGAAAGGTTTTCGCTTTTGAAATCGATCAAAGGCTGTTGCCGATCTTGGAAGACACCCTTTCTCCTTATGATAATGTTACTGTTATTCATAAGGATATTCTGAAAGCAGATGTAACAGAACTGATTGGAGAAGAGTTAAAGGCGTATGAAGAAGTGAGAGTGATAGCCAACCTTCCATACTACGTCACCACCCCTATCATCATGAAGCTGTTGCAAGAGGGATTACCGCTTAAAAGCATCACTGTTATGCTGCAAAAAGAAGTCGCAGAGCGAATGGCCGCAAAGCCTGGTACGAAGGAATATGGGTCCCTTTCGATTGCGGTGCAATATTTCACACAAGCGGAAACGGTTATGATTGTCCCGAAAACAGTTTTTGTTCCACAACCTAATGTGGACTCCGCGGTCATTCGTCTCGTCGTTCGTGAGGAGCCGCCTGTTCGTGTGAAAGACGAGGATTTCTTCTTTGAAGTGGTTCGCGCAAGCTTTGGACAACGAAGAAAAACGATTTTAAATAACCTGCAAAGCAACCTGCCTGATGGAAAGGCGAAAAAACAGGGAATAGAAGGGGCCCTTGCCAATACTTCCATCGATCCAAAAAGGCGCGGGGAGACTCTCTCCATTGAAGAGTTCGGTGCTTTGAGCGATGAATTGTTCCCACTCTTTAAAACGGAAACGGCCTGA
- the yabG gene encoding sporulation peptidase YabG, with amino-acid sequence MMLKIGDIVARKSYNYDLLFRVMDIHENELKQRVVLLYGEDVRLMADAPYEDLKVVDGKEQMTRKQRAESKVNRSLQLLQQDYQLIREKNEYEATGGYSTEQNYFQVPGKVLHLDGDPLYLKKCLELYERIGVPVTGVHANEKEMPLKITELMEKYRPDILVITGHDAYSKSKGKVTDLKAYRHSWHFVQTVKEARRIQPNLDQLVIFAGACQSHFESLIQAGANFASSPSRVNIHALDPVYIVGRICFTPFMERVNVWDLLKNTLTGDKGLGGIETRGVLRTGMPFRPYKEEDEEDEDS; translated from the coding sequence ATGATGCTGAAAATTGGAGACATTGTTGCACGAAAATCTTATAATTATGATTTATTATTTCGTGTGATGGATATACATGAGAATGAATTAAAACAGCGAGTTGTTTTATTATATGGGGAGGATGTCAGGCTGATGGCAGACGCCCCTTACGAAGATCTGAAAGTGGTAGATGGAAAAGAGCAGATGACCAGAAAGCAACGAGCAGAGTCGAAGGTAAACAGGTCTCTGCAGCTATTGCAACAGGACTACCAGCTGATACGGGAAAAAAATGAATACGAGGCAACAGGTGGCTATAGTACAGAGCAGAACTATTTTCAAGTGCCAGGAAAGGTCCTGCACTTGGATGGCGACCCTTTGTATCTGAAGAAGTGCCTGGAGCTTTACGAAAGAATCGGCGTCCCTGTCACCGGGGTGCATGCAAACGAGAAAGAAATGCCTCTGAAAATAACCGAATTGATGGAAAAGTATCGGCCTGATATCTTGGTCATTACCGGTCATGACGCATACTCCAAGAGCAAGGGAAAAGTCACTGACCTCAAAGCATATCGCCACTCTTGGCACTTTGTGCAAACCGTGAAAGAGGCCCGCCGGATCCAACCGAACCTCGATCAGTTAGTTATTTTTGCAGGAGCGTGCCAGTCCCACTTTGAATCATTAATACAGGCAGGCGCAAACTTTGCAAGCTCCCCATCTCGAGTGAATATCCATGCTCTTGATCCTGTTTATATTGTGGGGAGAATCTGTTTTACTCCTTTTATGGAACGCGTAAATGTATGGGATTTGTTGAAAAATACATTAACAGGGGATAAGGGACTGGGAGGAATTGAAACAAGAGGGGTTTTACGGACGGGAATGCCTTTTAGACCTTATAAAGAAGAAGACGAAGAAGATGAAGACTCTTAA